Part of the Halodesulfovibrio aestuarii DSM 17919 = ATCC 29578 genome, ACGGTCAAACTTAGAGTTAAACACAGCTACTTTTTCGCTATCAGGAAGAAGGACGAGAACTTTATCGCCTTCATCGTCTGGAACCCATACAAAGTTGTACAAGTTTGCTTTCTTAGGAACAGCAACTCGACGGCTGGAAACAACTTCACCGTTTACATAAGCGAGTTCTTCGATTCCCGGTCTAAATACGGTACCACCCTTACGGGTTTTCTGACCGATAAGAGTTGGCAGATAAGTAGGAGGAAGCGGTACAACGTTTACAAGCATTTTCACACTAGGAGCAAACTCCACAAGCTTTCCGCTCTTCATAGTGTAAAAGAATGTTTGAGACGCTTGATCTTTATCCATACCGCTTACAATAAGTTCGGAAACGCCATCACGATCGATATCGGCAGCACGAACAGTAAGCAGATCAAAACGACGCTGAGGCTTAACTTCTGTAAGAGGAACAAGTATGTTCTTTTCAAAATTAAAAACGCGCACAGTGTGCTTATCAAGCAGGACTACTTCGTTTTTCTTGTCACCGGTCAAATCAGCTACAGCCATACCGTGTGCTGCAAAACGCAATGCATTTGAGCGCAGGCGGTTCTCTGAATCATTATTGCCTGCATAACGGAACTGTGGGTTCAGGTATATTTCCTGATTTGCAGAGGTCTGGTTAACCGTGATTGCAGGGTTCATCTGGTTAACACGCTCTTTTGCCTGCGCAACAGCCTGCGCACGCGCATCAGGGCGGTCAAAAACTTCAGTATTAATTGCACCTGCGATGTTCTGCAGGGTAGGAATCATATCATTAAGAGAACTGGAAGCGGAGCGCGGCCAAACATTCCCTTTTTTATCAGCAACACGAACATCCAGAGAAGTCTGGTCGCCAATAATATTTACACTGCCATAAACAAGGTAGTCTGCGCCGGAAGCCGCAAGAGTTTTCTGCGCTTCAGCGTTATTAGCGGGAGTTACAACCCCATCCAGAGCAGATGCATCTACAGGGATGAACTTATCTTTCCAGAATAAACGGGAGCTGAGCATCTGCGGAATCGCACGCTCTAAATAGGTAAATGTCTTAGGTCCGTTCACAGTAAATGGAACAATACCAAAGGTTTTTGCCCCCTCTGCAAACGCTACAGACATGCTTAACATCAGCATAAGCACTGCCAAAATCACAGTGCGCATAACAGATTGCATACTATCTCCTTAAAAAAGTACTTGCCGAACAGCGAATTTGTCCAGCTTAGTCGCAAGGTTACGAGGGAAAGTCGAACTGCAGTGCAACGTACAGCGTGTTTACCAAAGCTTTCCCAAAAGTTCATTGCAGCATATAGATTTTGCTACAATGCCTATATCTGACTTTTTTTGTACGGAATTTTGTTAATCATTCAACAAAAAAACTCGTTTCACTCAGTCAGCTTCACATCCATAATATCACTTGATCGATGAAGCAACCATAAGGTACAGCGGCAAGCAGAATTTTAAAAAAAAATTGGATTGAGCAGGAGACTTTGTGACAGTAACAACCTCATCCCGTTCTTTCAGGCTTGTTTGTACCCCTGAAGAGCGACCACTTGTTGAAGAGCTTTTGCGCGTGCAAGGCTACGACTTTGAACCAGAACCATTTTCTGAATGGTCCCGAAAAATTACCCATGAGCCGAAACCACTGGGTTCCAGCCTCGCGGCATTTTTCGGTCTCATTTACATTCAGGACAGATCTTCAATGCTTCCGCCAGTGGTTTTACATCCAGAAGCCGGAGACGCGGTACTTGATATGTGCGCAAGCCCTGGAAGTAAAACAGGGTTTCTTGCTCAATTAGTCGGCTCAAGTGGTTTTGTACTGGGAAATGAACCCAGCCGAAACCGCCTTGCAACTCTACGCCAGAATCTCTTTACTATGAACTTGCTTCATACTGCCACCTGTTCCTACCCCGGTGAAAGTCTCCCTCTGCCATCCGGCGGATGGAAGAAAATCCAACTCGACCCGCCATGCAGTGGATGGGGGACAGTAAAACGCAATCCAAATGTTCTCAAACTGTGGCAAGGCGATAAAGTTAAGCCACTCATCGGCATTCAGCGCAAACTACTCCAAGAGGCATTTCGTCTTCTTGCCCCTGGCGGCAAAGTCGTCTTCTCAACCTGTACAACTAACGTACAAGAAAACGAAGAACAAGTACGCTTTGCAACAAACGAAATTGGCTTCAAGCTCCAACCAATCACTGCGCCGGAAGGCTTCACTTTTGAGGCACCATACCTTGATGGTTGTGAAGGAACACTCCGCGTTGATCCTGAAAAGTCGGGAGCGCAAGGGTTCTACATTGCCGCCTTCACCAAACCGGAAGACGCAGAAGCACCGGAAGAGTTTGAACCGGGTCTCAAAGCGGATATTATGCCGCGCCGAGCCCTTAGTATGCCGGGCGTGGATACCAGTTTACTTCCGGAAGGGGAACTCGCTCATGTTCGTGAAAACGCCCTCTTCCTGCCACAGTATGCTCTCGACAACTTTCCAGAAACTTTCCGATGGAGAGGGTTCCCGATTGGTAAAATGGCTCGTGGTGAAGTTCGACCGTCACCAAGGTTGCGCGCCCTTATGCCTGAATATGAAGAAGGCAACGGCATTAACCTTGAAGAAACCGAGCCAATCGAACGGTTACTTACCGGTCAATCTATGCAGGTAAAAGCAAAAGGTAAAGAATGCGGCCTATACTTCAAAGGTCTTCGCCTCGGACGTCTCAAAGTTAAGGGCAATCGTGTGCTTTGGAGCGAAAAATAAATTTTTTCCATCTGACTACGACGCACTTACAAGTACGACCTCTATATAAGCCATAGTTATAAACAGAAAAGGGTGGAGCTTTAACTCCTCCCTTTTTTACTACAGTATAGGGGTACCATTTTTACAACAAACCAAAGGGACTCATTCCCAAACAGACTCAGCTATTCAAAATCCTTCCAACCGACCGGCAGCACAAGCATCGGATTATGCTCTGGCGGCAGTTCGAGAAGGTCCATTAGATGTTCTTCTTTAAACGCCCCCACTTCCGTTACCCCAAGTCCTAGAGCTTCAGCTTGCAGATAGCAATTCTGCGCCATGTGGCCTGCTTCAAAAAACGTATAGGCTACGCCGCGTTCACCAAATTTTTGAGAAATACGATCAAATGCTGCTGTTATGACGATGATTGCCGGAGCCTTTGCTATCCAGTCCTGTTCCATACAGACTTCAGCAACTTCTTCGCGCAGATCTCCTTCTTCAACCTCTTCG contains:
- a CDS encoding FG-GAP repeat domain-containing protein, which produces MQSVMRTVILAVLMLMLSMSVAFAEGAKTFGIVPFTVNGPKTFTYLERAIPQMLSSRLFWKDKFIPVDASALDGVVTPANNAEAQKTLAASGADYLVYGSVNIIGDQTSLDVRVADKKGNVWPRSASSSLNDMIPTLQNIAGAINTEVFDRPDARAQAVAQAKERVNQMNPAITVNQTSANQEIYLNPQFRYAGNNDSENRLRSNALRFAAHGMAVADLTGDKKNEVVLLDKHTVRVFNFEKNILVPLTEVKPQRRFDLLTVRAADIDRDGVSELIVSGMDKDQASQTFFYTMKSGKLVEFAPSVKMLVNVVPLPPTYLPTLIGQKTRKGGTVFRPGIEELAYVNGEVVSSRRVAVPKKANLYNFVWVPDDEGDKVLVLLPDSEKVAVFNSKFDRMVSSAVSYSGSTVSIENDDTMPGLGKDKLLIPSKYYIPMPFVVEDLDHNGKYEVLVNKPISVAAQFFDRYRFFPQGEIHSLQWDGVGLALQWKTRRIKGGVMAYQIADLDNDGIMDLVVGINTHPGATGFEARKTMVLGYPLDLAKADPNTPASSDYSQEQ
- a CDS encoding RsmB/NOP family class I SAM-dependent RNA methyltransferase — protein: MTVTTSSRSFRLVCTPEERPLVEELLRVQGYDFEPEPFSEWSRKITHEPKPLGSSLAAFFGLIYIQDRSSMLPPVVLHPEAGDAVLDMCASPGSKTGFLAQLVGSSGFVLGNEPSRNRLATLRQNLFTMNLLHTATCSYPGESLPLPSGGWKKIQLDPPCSGWGTVKRNPNVLKLWQGDKVKPLIGIQRKLLQEAFRLLAPGGKVVFSTCTTNVQENEEQVRFATNEIGFKLQPITAPEGFTFEAPYLDGCEGTLRVDPEKSGAQGFYIAAFTKPEDAEAPEEFEPGLKADIMPRRALSMPGVDTSLLPEGELAHVRENALFLPQYALDNFPETFRWRGFPIGKMARGEVRPSPRLRALMPEYEEGNGINLEETEPIERLLTGQSMQVKAKGKECGLYFKGLRLGRLKVKGNRVLWSEK
- a CDS encoding SagB/ThcOx family dehydrogenase, which encodes MQFPEPSMEGPISVETALANRRSIREFADEPLTPDSLGQILWATYGVSEEGPWNRRTVPSPAAMYPMEVYVVAGNVEGLEPGVYRYDAHGHSLEEVEEGDLREEVAEVCMEQDWIAKAPAIIVITAAFDRISQKFGERGVAYTFFEAGHMAQNCYLQAEALGLGVTEVGAFKEEHLMDLLELPPEHNPMLVLPVGWKDFE